Proteins from one Prosthecomicrobium sp. N25 genomic window:
- the cysW gene encoding sulfate ABC transporter permease subunit CysW: MSDIAFSRSAAATATATGEGFAARAVLIAVALGFLALFLVLPLVAVFVEAFRNGTAAYLEAFREPDAQAAIRLTLIVAAIAVPANLVFGIAAAWAITKFRFPGKSLLITLIDLPFSVSPVVSGLVYVLLFGAQGYLGPFLKSQGIQIIFAVPGLVLATIFVTFPFVARELIPLMQEQGTADEEAAMTLGASGLTTFVRVTLPNIKWGLLYGVLLCNARAMGEFGAVSVVSGHVRGLTNTMPLHVEILYNEYQFVAAFAMASLLAALALVTLVLKTFLEWRYGGHLAGGTRGH, encoded by the coding sequence ATGTCTGATATCGCGTTTTCCCGCTCCGCCGCCGCCACCGCGACCGCCACCGGCGAGGGCTTCGCGGCCCGCGCCGTGCTGATCGCCGTCGCGCTCGGCTTCCTGGCCCTCTTCCTGGTCCTGCCGCTCGTCGCGGTCTTCGTGGAGGCGTTCCGCAACGGCACCGCCGCCTACCTGGAGGCCTTCCGGGAGCCCGACGCGCAGGCGGCGATCCGCCTGACCCTGATCGTCGCCGCCATCGCGGTGCCGGCCAACCTCGTCTTCGGCATCGCCGCCGCCTGGGCGATCACCAAGTTCCGCTTCCCCGGCAAGAGCCTGCTGATCACCCTGATCGACCTGCCCTTCTCGGTCTCGCCGGTCGTCTCGGGCCTCGTCTACGTGCTCCTCTTCGGCGCCCAGGGCTACCTCGGCCCCTTCCTGAAGAGCCAGGGGATCCAGATCATCTTCGCGGTTCCGGGCCTGGTGCTCGCGACGATCTTTGTCACCTTCCCGTTCGTGGCCCGCGAGCTGATCCCGCTGATGCAGGAGCAGGGCACCGCCGACGAGGAGGCCGCCATGACGCTCGGCGCCTCCGGGTTGACGACCTTCGTCCGCGTGACGCTGCCCAACATCAAGTGGGGCCTGCTCTACGGCGTGCTCCTCTGCAACGCCCGCGCCATGGGCGAATTCGGCGCGGTCTCGGTCGTCTCCGGCCACGTCCGGGGACTGACCAACACGATGCCGCTACACGTGGAGATCCTCTACAACGAGTACCAGTTCGTGGCCGCCTTCGCGATGGCGTCGCTGCTGGCCGCCCTCGCCCTCGTCACCCTCGTCCTGAAGACCTTCCTGGAATGGCGCTACGGCGGTCACCTCGCCGGCGGCACCAGGGGACATTGA
- the cysT gene encoding sulfate ABC transporter permease subunit CysT, translated as MTAALAIAAPRRRDRPGILPGFGLSLGYTLVYLSLVVLIPLGALAARAAGLGLDGLWAIATDPRVVAALRISFGIAFAAALLNAVFGVLVAWVLVRYQFPGRALVDAAVDLPFALPTAVAGIALAALYAGNGWVGSLLEPLGLKIAYTPLGILVALTFIGLPFVVRTVQPLMQELDREIEEASATLGASRFVTVTRVLLPPLLPAVLTGFTLAFARGVGEYGSVIFIAGNMPYVSEIAPLLIVIKLEEFDYRGATGIALIMLLVSFFMLLVINLIQAWSRRRYGDV; from the coding sequence ATGACCGCCGCCCTCGCCATAGCGGCCCCGCGCCGCCGGGACCGGCCCGGGATCCTCCCGGGCTTCGGCCTGTCCCTCGGCTACACGCTCGTTTATCTGAGCCTGGTCGTGCTGATCCCGCTCGGCGCGCTGGCCGCCCGCGCCGCCGGGCTCGGCCTCGACGGCCTCTGGGCCATCGCCACCGACCCCCGGGTCGTCGCCGCGCTCCGGATCTCCTTCGGCATCGCCTTCGCGGCGGCGCTCCTCAACGCCGTCTTCGGCGTTCTCGTCGCCTGGGTTCTGGTCCGCTACCAGTTCCCGGGCCGGGCCCTGGTCGACGCCGCCGTCGACCTGCCCTTCGCGCTGCCGACGGCGGTCGCCGGCATCGCGCTCGCCGCCCTCTACGCGGGCAACGGCTGGGTCGGCTCCCTTCTCGAGCCGCTCGGCCTGAAGATCGCCTACACGCCCCTCGGCATCCTGGTGGCGCTGACCTTCATCGGCCTGCCCTTCGTGGTCCGCACCGTCCAGCCCCTCATGCAGGAGCTCGACCGGGAGATCGAGGAGGCCTCCGCCACCCTCGGCGCCTCCCGCTTCGTGACGGTGACGCGCGTCCTCCTGCCGCCGCTGCTGCCGGCCGTCCTGACCGGCTTCACCCTCGCCTTCGCGCGCGGCGTGGGGGAATACGGCTCGGTCATCTTCATCGCCGGCAACATGCCCTATGTGTCGGAGATCGCCCCGCTTCTGATCGTCATCAAGCTCGAGGAGTTCGACTACCGCGGCGCCACCGGCATCGCGCTCATCATGCTCCTCGTGAGCTTCTTCATGCTGCTCGTCATCAACCTGATTCAGGCCTGGAGCCGGAGGCGCTACGGCGATGTCTGA